Proteins encoded by one window of Superficieibacter sp. HKU1:
- the arsA gene encoding arsenical pump-driving ATPase — protein sequence MNIPFLKDIPPFIFFTGKGGVGKTSLACATAVWLADQGKRTLLVSTDPASNVGQVFSQTIGHRITDISTVENLAAMEVDPMAAAQAYRDRVLDPVRGLMPADVVSSIEEQLSGSCTTEIAAFDEFTGLLTNHELREKYDHIVFDTAPTGHTIRMLELPGAWSGYLEANPDAAANLGPLVGLEKQQHQYSDAVKALSDAALTRLVLVARAQASTLKEVSHTHDELSAIGLRHQHLAINGVLPPFVGENDPLAQSILAREEKALLAMPENLANLPRSQLYLKPFNLVGLEALRGLFTESEASMSLLTTTLNTLDLPKLASLVDELSLTGKGLVMTMGKGGVGKTAVAASVAVSLAKRGHKVHLTTSDPAAHLSYTLDGSIPNLQVSRIDPKVETERYRRFVLENQGKGLDAEGLAVLEEDLHSPCTEEIAVFQAFSRIIKEADEHFVIMDTAPTGHTLLLLDATGAYHREMVRQMGQTHDNVLTPMMQLQDPEKTKVIIVTLAETTPVLEAANLQQDLRRAEIEPWAWVINSSLAAAKPSSPFLVTRASRELPLINDVTEQFAKRIALTPLQNEEPVGAALLAKMAG from the coding sequence ATGAATATTCCATTTTTAAAAGACATTCCCCCGTTCATCTTCTTCACTGGCAAAGGTGGCGTGGGTAAAACATCTCTGGCCTGTGCTACTGCGGTATGGCTGGCCGATCAGGGTAAGAGAACGCTTCTGGTGAGTACCGATCCGGCTTCCAATGTCGGCCAGGTCTTTAGCCAGACTATCGGCCACCGAATCACAGATATCAGCACCGTAGAAAATCTTGCCGCGATGGAAGTTGATCCGATGGCTGCAGCACAGGCTTATCGTGACCGCGTGCTCGACCCGGTTCGCGGGCTGATGCCAGCCGATGTGGTCAGCAGTATTGAAGAACAGCTCTCTGGCTCATGCACCACGGAAATCGCTGCGTTTGATGAGTTTACCGGTCTACTGACCAATCATGAGCTGCGGGAAAAATATGACCATATCGTATTTGATACCGCGCCAACCGGTCACACCATCCGCATGCTTGAGCTGCCGGGAGCCTGGAGCGGTTATCTGGAAGCGAACCCCGATGCCGCCGCTAACCTCGGGCCGCTGGTGGGGCTGGAGAAACAACAGCACCAGTACTCAGATGCGGTTAAGGCGCTCTCTGATGCTGCACTCACGCGTCTGGTTCTGGTTGCCCGCGCCCAGGCTTCGACACTGAAAGAGGTTTCCCATACGCATGATGAGCTGTCTGCTATCGGTTTACGGCATCAACACCTTGCCATTAATGGTGTGTTGCCGCCATTTGTGGGTGAAAATGATCCGCTGGCGCAAAGTATTTTAGCTCGGGAGGAAAAAGCGCTACTTGCTATGCCAGAGAATTTGGCGAACCTTCCCCGCTCGCAGCTGTATCTGAAGCCATTTAATCTGGTCGGTCTCGAAGCCCTGCGTGGGTTATTTACAGAGAGCGAAGCCTCGATGTCTCTCCTAACTACGACGCTGAACACTCTGGATTTACCGAAACTTGCCTCGCTGGTGGATGAACTCAGCCTGACAGGTAAAGGTCTGGTAATGACGATGGGTAAAGGCGGTGTCGGCAAAACGGCTGTTGCAGCATCGGTGGCGGTATCTCTGGCAAAACGCGGGCATAAAGTCCATCTGACGACGTCAGATCCGGCAGCACATCTGTCTTATACGCTGGATGGCTCGATACCAAACCTTCAGGTCAGCCGTATTGACCCGAAAGTAGAGACTGAACGCTATCGTCGCTTTGTTCTGGAAAATCAGGGGAAAGGGTTAGATGCAGAAGGGCTGGCGGTGCTGGAGGAAGATCTCCACTCACCATGTACTGAAGAGATCGCCGTCTTCCAGGCATTCTCGCGGATCATCAAAGAGGCAGACGAACATTTTGTCATTATGGACACAGCGCCAACAGGTCACACGCTTCTGCTACTGGATGCAACAGGAGCCTATCACCGGGAAATGGTGCGTCAGATGGGGCAAACGCATGACAATGTGTTGACGCCAATGATGCAATTGCAGGACCCGGAGAAGACGAAGGTGATTATCGTGACGCTTGCCGAAACGACACCTGTACTGGAAGCAGCAAACCTGCAACAGGATTTGCGTCGGGCTGAAATTGAACCATGGGCATGGGTAATCAATAGCAGTCTGGCTGCTGCGAAACCGTCCTCACCGTTCCTGGTAACCCGAGCCAGTCGCGAACTGCCGCTGATAAATGACGTTACAGAGCAGTTTGCAAAGCGTATTGCATTAACACCACTGCAGAACGAAGAACCAGTGGGTGCAGCTCTGCTGGCAAAAATGGCAGGCTAA
- a CDS encoding GNAT family N-acetyltransferase: MHIIKAEEQHITAIRNIYAHHVLHGTGSFETEPPDMQEMLNRLRSIQSRGFPWYVALQGDTIIGYCYISRYRERHAYRFTVENSIYIDPAYQRQGVGKALLDHALKWAESQGYRQMIAVVGDSANVASVALHIRAGFTEIGTLKDIGFKHGRWLDTVLLQMKLGEGNSTLPEGSGLMP; this comes from the coding sequence ATGCACATTATCAAAGCTGAAGAACAGCACATTACCGCGATACGCAATATCTATGCTCACCATGTTCTGCATGGTACAGGTAGCTTCGAAACCGAACCTCCGGATATGCAGGAAATGCTTAACCGACTGAGGAGCATTCAGTCTCGGGGATTCCCATGGTATGTCGCCCTGCAGGGCGATACGATCATTGGCTACTGTTATATTTCCCGTTACCGCGAACGCCATGCTTATCGGTTCACGGTTGAAAATTCGATATATATTGATCCGGCTTATCAGCGCCAGGGCGTCGGAAAAGCACTGCTCGATCATGCATTAAAATGGGCCGAATCTCAGGGATATCGTCAGATGATTGCTGTTGTGGGTGACAGCGCTAACGTTGCTTCTGTTGCGCTGCATATCCGCGCAGGATTTACTGAAATAGGCACATTAAAGGACATTGGTTTCAAACATGGCCGCTGGCTTGACACGGTTTTGCTGCAAATGAAACTTGGTGAAGGGAATAGTACTCTGCCAGAAGGTTCAGGTCTTATGCCTTGA
- the arsC gene encoding glutaredoxin-dependent arsenate reductase, protein MSNITIYHNPACGTSRNTLEMIRNSGNEPTVILYLETPPSRDELVKLIADMGITVRALLRKNVEPYEELGLAEDKFTDDQLIDFMLQHPILINRPIVVTPLGTRLCRPSEVVLDILPDAQKGAFAKEDGEKVVDETGKRLK, encoded by the coding sequence ATGAGCAACATCACCATCTATCACAACCCGGCCTGCGGCACGTCGCGTAATACGCTGGAGATGATCCGCAACAGCGGTAATGAACCGACCGTAATTCTTTACCTTGAGACTCCACCTTCACGCGATGAGTTGGTCAAACTTATCGCAGATATGGGGATTACAGTACGGGCGCTGCTGCGTAAAAATGTCGAGCCTTATGAAGAACTGGGGCTTGCCGAAGATAAGTTTACTGACGATCAGTTAATCGATTTTATGCTTCAGCATCCGATCCTGATTAACCGCCCGATTGTGGTGACACCGTTGGGAACGCGCCTTTGCCGCCCTTCCGAAGTGGTACTGGATATTCTTCCGGATGCGCAAAAAGGCGCATTTGCTAAGGAAGACGGCGAGAAAGTCGTTGATGAAACAGGTAAGCGATTGAAATAA
- the arsB gene encoding arsenite efflux transporter membrane subunit ArsB, whose translation MLLAGAIFVLTIVLVIWQPKGLGIGWSAMLGAGLALISGVVHVGDIPVVWNIVWNATATFIAVIIISLLLDESGFFEWAALHVSRWGNGRGRLLFTYIVLLGAAVAALFANDGAALILTPIVIAMLLALGFSKGTTLAFVMAAGFIADTASLPLIVSNLVNIVSADFFGLGFTEYASVMVPVDIAAIVATLVMLHLFFRNDIPPTYDLALLKAPAKAIKDLATFRTGWIVLILLLVGFFVLEPSGIPVSAIAAVGAVILFAVAKRGHAINTGKVLRGAPWQIVIFSLGMYLVVYGLRNAGLTEYLSGVLNVLADKGLWAATLGTGFLTAFLSSIMNNMPTVLVGALSIDGSTATGVIKEAMIYANVIGCDLGPKITPIGSLATLLWLHVLSQKNMTITWGYYFRTGIVMTLPVLFVTLAALALRLSFTL comes from the coding sequence ATGTTACTGGCAGGCGCTATTTTTGTCCTGACCATTGTTTTGGTTATCTGGCAACCAAAGGGATTAGGGATCGGCTGGAGTGCAATGCTGGGCGCGGGACTGGCTCTGATATCTGGCGTTGTGCATGTGGGCGATATTCCGGTGGTGTGGAATATCGTCTGGAACGCGACGGCGACCTTTATTGCCGTGATTATTATCAGCCTGCTGCTTGATGAATCAGGCTTTTTCGAATGGGCGGCATTGCATGTTTCTCGCTGGGGTAACGGTCGTGGCCGTTTGCTCTTTACGTATATCGTTCTGCTAGGTGCAGCGGTAGCGGCACTGTTTGCCAACGATGGTGCGGCACTTATTCTGACGCCGATAGTCATCGCCATGCTACTGGCATTAGGGTTCAGCAAAGGCACGACACTGGCATTCGTCATGGCTGCTGGGTTTATTGCCGATACAGCCAGCCTGCCGCTTATCGTATCCAACCTGGTAAACATCGTTTCTGCAGACTTCTTTGGACTGGGCTTCACCGAGTATGCGTCGGTAATGGTGCCGGTTGATATTGCAGCCATTGTTGCCACGCTGGTTATGCTACATCTGTTCTTCCGCAATGATATTCCACCGACTTACGACCTGGCTCTCCTGAAAGCACCGGCAAAGGCGATTAAAGATCTGGCAACCTTCAGAACTGGCTGGATAGTGTTGATCCTTCTTCTGGTTGGCTTTTTCGTCCTTGAGCCGTCGGGTATCCCGGTCAGCGCGATTGCTGCTGTAGGCGCTGTCATTCTATTTGCGGTGGCGAAACGAGGCCATGCCATTAACACCGGTAAAGTGCTGCGCGGTGCGCCATGGCAGATCGTCATCTTCTCATTGGGGATGTATCTGGTGGTCTACGGTCTGCGCAACGCCGGGCTGACCGAATACCTTTCAGGTGTGCTGAACGTACTGGCGGATAAAGGACTCTGGGCTGCGACGCTGGGTACTGGCTTCCTGACGGCTTTCCTGTCTTCCATCATGAACAACATGCCTACCGTGCTGGTTGGCGCTCTTTCTATCGATGGAAGCACCGCAACAGGCGTTATCAAAGAAGCGATGATCTACGCCAACGTGATTGGCTGCGATCTGGGCCCGAAAATTACACCTATTGGTAGCCTGGCAACGCTGCTCTGGCTGCATGTACTTTCACAGAAGAATATGACCATCACCTGGGGATACTATTTCCGCACAGGGATCGTCATGACTCTGCCTGTGCTGTTTGTAACGCTGGCCGCGCTGGCGCTACGTCTCTCTTTCACTTTGTAA